A DNA window from Leptolyngbya sp. KIOST-1 contains the following coding sequences:
- a CDS encoding pyridoxal phosphate-dependent aminotransferase: MTLAISARAKAMKAEGLPVCSFSAGEPDFDTPDHIKAAAKAALDAGKTRYGPAAGEPALRQAIAHKLQQDNGLCYGTDNVIVTNGGKHSLYGLMMALIEPGDEVIIPAPYWLSYPEMVTLAGGTPVIVPTTAEQHYRITPDQLRQAITPKTKLFILNSPSNPTGMVYSPAEIAALAAVVVEADIWVVSDEIYEKILYDGATHLSIGAVSPEAFEHTIISNGFAKAYSMTGWRVGYLAGPTELIKAVSTIQSHSTSNVCTFAQYGAIAALEGPQDCIATMGKAFAERRQAIIDRCRAIKGLSCGEPEGAFYLYIDIGAIGLPSLDFCTQLLDEKYVAAIPGIAFGSEGTIRISYATGMDTILEGMDRLESFVAARLG; encoded by the coding sequence ATGACTCTGGCCATTTCGGCCCGAGCCAAGGCCATGAAAGCCGAGGGGCTGCCAGTCTGTAGCTTTAGCGCCGGAGAACCCGACTTCGATACTCCCGACCACATCAAAGCGGCGGCCAAAGCGGCCCTCGATGCGGGCAAAACGCGCTACGGCCCGGCGGCGGGTGAACCAGCGCTGCGGCAGGCGATCGCCCACAAGCTTCAGCAGGACAACGGCCTCTGCTATGGCACTGACAACGTGATTGTCACCAATGGCGGTAAGCATTCCCTCTACGGCCTGATGATGGCCCTAATTGAACCGGGCGACGAGGTGATTATCCCCGCCCCCTACTGGCTGAGCTATCCAGAGATGGTGACCCTGGCGGGCGGTACCCCGGTGATTGTGCCCACCACGGCGGAGCAGCACTACCGCATCACTCCCGACCAGCTGCGCCAGGCGATCACGCCCAAAACCAAGCTATTTATTCTCAACAGCCCCTCCAACCCCACGGGCATGGTCTACTCCCCGGCCGAAATTGCCGCCCTGGCGGCGGTGGTGGTGGAGGCCGATATCTGGGTGGTGTCCGACGAAATCTACGAAAAAATTCTCTACGATGGTGCTACCCACCTGAGCATTGGGGCGGTGTCGCCGGAGGCCTTTGAGCACACGATTATTAGCAACGGCTTTGCCAAGGCCTACTCGATGACGGGCTGGCGGGTGGGCTACCTGGCTGGGCCGACGGAGTTGATCAAGGCGGTCAGCACGATCCAGAGCCACAGCACCTCCAATGTCTGTACCTTTGCCCAGTACGGCGCGATCGCGGCCCTGGAAGGCCCCCAGGACTGCATTGCCACCATGGGGAAAGCCTTTGCCGAACGGCGACAGGCGATCATCGATCGCTGTCGCGCGATCAAGGGCCTTAGCTGCGGCGAACCGGAGGGGGCGTTTTATCTCTACATCGACATCGGTGCGATCGGGCTGCCCTCCCTCGACTTCTGTACCCAGCTGCTGGATGAGAAATACGTGGCGGCTATTCCCGGCATTGCCTTCGGCTCTGAGGGTACCATTCGCATTTCCTACGCAACGGGAATGGACACTATTCTGGAGGGCATGGACCGGCTGGAGTCGTTTGTGGCCGCCCGCTTGGGCTAG
- a CDS encoding DUF29 domain-containing protein has translation MPDLYETDFHAWTQAQANFLRQGKIDHLDVAHLIEEIESLGKQQKQELKNRLGVLIGHLLKWQYQADRRSKSWKYMIQEQRLQILDLLDQNPSLKAYQDEAIAKGYQLGLLLVGRETPLDPKTLPEQCPFTPEALFGDKFPEDLDVL, from the coding sequence ATGCCTGACCTCTACGAAACAGACTTCCACGCCTGGACCCAAGCCCAGGCTAATTTTCTGCGCCAGGGAAAGATTGACCATCTGGATGTGGCCCATTTAATTGAGGAAATTGAGTCCTTGGGCAAGCAGCAAAAGCAGGAATTAAAAAATCGGCTGGGGGTGTTGATTGGCCATCTATTGAAATGGCAGTACCAGGCCGATCGCCGCAGCAAAAGCTGGAAATACATGATTCAGGAGCAGCGGCTACAAATTTTAGACTTGCTCGACCAAAACCCCAGCCTCAAAGCTTACCAAGACGAAGCGATTGCCAAGGGCTACCAGCTGGGCTTGCTGTTGGTGGGGCGAGAAACACCCCTCGATCCCAAAACCCTGCCGGAGCAGTGCCCCTTTACCCCGGAAGCGCTTTTCGGCGACAAATTTCCCGAAGATCTAGATGTCCTGTAG
- the rseP gene encoding RIP metalloprotease RseP, whose translation MSVLAAIAVIALLVAVHEAGHFMAARLQGIHVNRFAIGFGPILWKFQGAETEYSLRAIPLGGFVGFPDDDPDSEIPANDPDLLKNRPILDRAIVISAGVIANLVFAYLVFVAQFSAVGIPETFNPQPGILVPQVISDSSPAGQAGIRSGDVLVAANGEPLGAGEESIPPFIQLIKDSPNQPVRLTVQRGDRELEVSVTPEIGTDGSAVIGVQLQPNGDFGYRRPSNPIEVFGLAAQQFQDTLVRTVRGFAMLITNFGEMAGQVAGPVKIVEQGAGLAQSSAAMLFPFTAIISINLAIINILPLPALDGGQLAFLLIEALRGGKPLPDRIQENVMQTGLVLLLGLGVFLIVRDTTQLEIFQNLR comes from the coding sequence ATGTCGGTTTTAGCTGCGATCGCGGTCATTGCCCTGCTGGTAGCCGTCCACGAGGCGGGGCACTTCATGGCCGCTCGGCTACAGGGCATCCACGTCAACCGCTTTGCCATCGGCTTTGGCCCCATCCTGTGGAAATTCCAGGGGGCCGAAACCGAGTACTCCCTCAGGGCCATTCCCCTGGGCGGCTTTGTGGGCTTCCCCGACGACGACCCCGATAGCGAGATTCCAGCCAACGATCCCGACCTGCTGAAAAACCGCCCCATCCTCGATCGCGCCATTGTGATCAGCGCCGGGGTGATCGCCAACCTGGTGTTTGCCTACCTGGTGTTTGTGGCCCAGTTCAGCGCCGTCGGCATCCCCGAAACCTTCAACCCCCAGCCCGGCATCCTGGTGCCCCAGGTGATCTCCGACAGCTCCCCGGCGGGCCAGGCGGGCATTCGCTCCGGCGATGTGCTGGTGGCGGCCAACGGCGAACCCCTGGGAGCTGGGGAAGAGAGCATTCCTCCGTTCATTCAGCTGATCAAAGACAGCCCCAACCAGCCGGTGCGGCTCACCGTGCAGCGGGGCGATCGCGAGCTAGAGGTCTCGGTCACCCCTGAAATTGGCACCGATGGTTCGGCGGTGATTGGCGTACAGCTTCAGCCCAACGGCGACTTCGGCTACCGCCGCCCCAGCAACCCCATCGAAGTGTTTGGCCTGGCGGCCCAGCAGTTCCAGGACACCCTGGTGCGCACGGTGCGCGGCTTTGCCATGCTGATCACCAACTTTGGCGAAATGGCGGGCCAGGTGGCCGGGCCGGTCAAAATCGTTGAGCAGGGGGCGGGCCTGGCCCAGTCCAGCGCCGCCATGCTGTTTCCCTTTACCGCCATTATCAGCATCAACCTGGCAATCATCAACATTTTGCCCCTGCCTGCCCTCGATGGCGGTCAGTTGGCCTTTTTGCTAATTGAAGCCCTGCGCGGCGGCAAGCCCCTGCCCGATCGCATCCAAGAAAACGTCATGCAGACCGGCCTGGTGCTGCTGCTGGGCCTGGGCGTGTTTTTGATCGTGCGCGATACCACCCAGCTCGAAATCTTCCAAAACCTGCGCTAA
- a CDS encoding TIGR02587 family membrane protein — protein MAASIDNSSPQGEANIWLSEFQAILQGAVGGFLFGIPLLYTVEVWSIGAATDPHWLLVVLAATLVGVGLLTQVEGFRQTLRLHPVEALLESIEAVAIGVVCAALALGLLRRITLATPLAEVLGKVVFEAVPFALGVALARSTLQGKRGRDRRTTTPLSRRLTSPTLANLRDALVDFDAALIGAVLIAFSIAPTEEVPLLAASLPPLWLLLIMAASLGLSYAIVFASGFTDRAERRQRGLLFSPVTETLVAYLVALVASVVMLVLFQQLNPSDPWSEWLSDVLVLGLPASIGGAAGRILI, from the coding sequence ATGGCTGCCTCCATCGATAATTCCAGTCCCCAAGGCGAGGCCAACATCTGGCTGAGCGAATTTCAGGCCATTTTACAGGGCGCGGTGGGGGGCTTTTTGTTTGGCATTCCCCTGCTTTACACCGTAGAAGTGTGGTCCATTGGGGCCGCCACCGACCCCCACTGGCTGCTAGTGGTGCTGGCGGCCACCCTGGTTGGGGTAGGGCTGCTCACCCAGGTTGAAGGGTTTCGCCAAACCCTCCGCCTGCATCCTGTGGAAGCCCTGCTCGAAAGCATTGAGGCGGTTGCCATAGGGGTGGTGTGTGCGGCTCTGGCCCTGGGACTACTGCGCCGCATTACCCTGGCTACACCCCTGGCGGAGGTGCTGGGCAAGGTGGTGTTTGAGGCGGTGCCCTTTGCCCTGGGGGTGGCCCTGGCGCGATCGACGTTGCAGGGCAAGCGGGGGCGCGATCGCCGCACCACCACGCCCCTGTCGCGACGGCTCACCTCGCCTACCCTGGCCAACCTGCGCGATGCCCTGGTCGATTTCGACGCCGCCCTGATCGGCGCGGTGCTGATCGCCTTCAGCATTGCTCCCACCGAAGAAGTGCCCCTGCTGGCGGCCTCCCTGCCGCCCCTGTGGCTGCTGCTGATTATGGCCGCCTCCCTGGGCCTCTCCTACGCCATTGTGTTTGCCTCAGGCTTTACCGATCGCGCCGAACGGCGGCAGCGGGGGCTGCTGTTTAGCCCCGTCACGGAAACCCTGGTGGCCTACCTGGTGGCCCTGGTGGCCTCGGTGGTGATGCTGGTGCTGTTTCAGCAGCTCAACCCCAGCGACCCCTGGTCGGAATGGCTCAGCGATGTGCTAGTTTTGGGCCTGCCCGCCTCCATTGGGGGGGCCGCAGGACGTATCCTAATTTGA
- a CDS encoding superoxide dismutase — MAYELPPLPYAYDALDPYISKSTLEFHHDKHHAAYVSKYNDAVKGTDLDSKPIEEVIKAIAGDSSQQGLFNNGAQAWNHTFYWNSMKPGGGGMPSGDLASKIDADFGSFDKFAEAFKTAGATQFGSGWAWLVLDNGTLKVTKTLNADNPLTAGQVPLLTMDVWEHAYYLDYQNKRPDYIETFLKNVVNWDFAASNLAAA; from the coding sequence ATGGCCTACGAATTACCCCCCCTTCCCTACGCCTACGATGCTCTTGACCCCTATATTTCCAAGAGCACGCTGGAATTTCACCACGATAAGCACCACGCCGCCTACGTGAGCAAGTACAACGACGCCGTCAAAGGCACCGACCTCGACAGCAAACCGATTGAGGAAGTGATCAAGGCGATCGCAGGCGATAGCTCCCAGCAGGGTCTGTTCAATAACGGTGCCCAGGCCTGGAACCACACCTTCTACTGGAACTCGATGAAGCCCGGCGGTGGCGGCATGCCCTCTGGCGATCTGGCCAGCAAAATTGACGCCGACTTCGGCAGCTTTGACAAGTTTGCCGAAGCGTTTAAGACGGCTGGGGCCACCCAGTTTGGCAGCGGCTGGGCCTGGCTGGTGCTCGACAACGGCACCCTCAAGGTGACTAAAACCCTCAACGCCGACAACCCCCTCACCGCCGGGCAGGTGCCCCTGCTGACCATGGACGTGTGGGAGCACGCCTACTACCTTGACTACCAGAACAAGCGTCCCGACTACATCGAGACCTTCCTCAAAAATGTCGTGAACTGGGATTTTGCCGCCAGCAACCTCGCCGCGGCTTAA
- a CDS encoding DMT family transporter, which produces MLGYVLILLATVFFGAQNLITRVLFTPSDLLGLVETGGFVAPTLPNSFLLMFMRMAVGVPLMAVLLPPVYPPLWTDLRRLGSVTYRRELYLALVGGVLMFAYLALLYVSVGRIAAGIALTLFFTFPVYTALLAWYWFGHRPNLSRWAILGLILVGSALTIPMTGAAIESWLGVAFGLGSGVVYAFYTVVAQEAFETFHPVPFTAISFAVTLVLSAACLLLWPGELAGLLWPALWVGGLLSAIATLTGHVLNNLGIRSVGATAAAMIGAANPALTAVLAWGVLQEQLSVVQGLGVLLVTVSVGLLSLTKPS; this is translated from the coding sequence ATGCTCGGCTATGTCTTAATTTTGCTGGCGACGGTTTTCTTTGGGGCCCAAAATTTGATTACGCGGGTGTTGTTTACCCCCTCTGATCTGCTGGGTCTGGTGGAAACCGGTGGCTTTGTGGCCCCCACGCTGCCCAACTCATTTCTGCTGATGTTTATGCGGATGGCAGTGGGGGTGCCCTTGATGGCGGTGCTCCTGCCGCCGGTTTATCCTCCCCTGTGGACTGACCTGCGCCGCCTGGGCTCGGTGACCTATCGCCGCGAACTCTACCTGGCCCTGGTAGGCGGCGTGCTGATGTTTGCCTACCTGGCGCTGTTGTACGTGTCGGTGGGCCGCATTGCCGCGGGCATTGCGCTGACGCTGTTTTTCACCTTCCCAGTCTACACGGCGCTGCTGGCCTGGTACTGGTTTGGCCACCGCCCCAACCTCAGCCGCTGGGCGATTTTAGGGCTGATTTTGGTCGGTAGCGCCCTGACCATTCCCATGACCGGAGCGGCCATTGAGAGCTGGCTGGGGGTCGCCTTTGGGCTGGGCTCAGGGGTAGTGTACGCTTTCTACACCGTGGTTGCCCAGGAAGCCTTCGAAACCTTTCACCCGGTGCCGTTTACGGCCATTAGCTTTGCAGTCACCCTGGTGCTGTCGGCGGCGTGCCTGCTGCTGTGGCCGGGGGAACTGGCGGGGCTGCTGTGGCCGGCGCTGTGGGTGGGGGGGCTGCTGTCGGCGATCGCCACCCTCACCGGCCATGTGCTCAACAACCTGGGCATTCGCAGCGTGGGGGCCACCGCCGCCGCCATGATTGGGGCCGCCAACCCGGCCCTGACGGCGGTGCTGGCCTGGGGGGTGCTGCAGGAGCAGCTTTCTGTGGTGCAGGGGCTGGGGGTGCTGCTGGTGACGGTGAGCGTCGGCCTGCTCAGCCTGACCAAGCCTTCCTAG
- a CDS encoding EAL domain-containing protein — protein MGYRFFLFLHRNLASRMSLRLLVVVPFVLQVSVAVGLTGWLSMRQGQLAVNQVASQLSASVSHHLDYKLRDLLATSHLVNQLNYDALALGQLDPTNDEELVRHFRRQSEQFGHIDSMFWGQANGEFVGYTTLGQRAQQAMVGGPSRNDYIQFWQLDAATGEPVELVNSTPNWNTVERPWYRTAVRAGGPVWGEVFPYHALPVLALSSSRPVYSGSGELLGVLGNNFFLDHISNFLRTTDISEHGQAFVLERSGLLVASSTDTPAYEVVDGRPRRSYAVLSPNPLIRASAQLLLNQSRGDWSTVQPQQIEFMLNGKRQFMQVSTLNESEDLNWLIVVIMPEDDFMSAIKASRRNTIALCGLALAAAIVSGLYTSRWITRPLKAFSAATRAIASGNLKQKIGPTGLRELDGLAQAFNQMATRLEASFSDLQRSKADVERANGEIQQQAALFRLMAENMSDLICLHNLDGTYRYVSPSVEWLLGYQPEALLGLHPDSLMHPDDVPQGHPHFYPPYAGQPQAPKPVVCRMRHHRGYYIWLETFTRPIVDAAGAVVQIQTASRDVTDQVRMRRQLEHDACHDSLTGLPNRKQLQDRLEAALARICQDDGYRFALLFLDIDHFKVVNDSLGHLIGDELLMEVASRLMAVLRSRDLAVRLGGDEFMVLLEEIDTFEQAKAIAEQIVDMLRQPFQLSSHQMFATVSLGLVMGNTRYQSALELIRDADTAMYRAKASGRDGYRVFDSGMHDRAIARLTLETELRRALLHSPEEFVLYYQPIIDLPTAEVRGFEALVRWQHPERGLVMPGEFISVAEETGLIVPLSHWLLELACRQMATWQRAYPRALALTVSVNLSALQLHSKELLERVDEVLHRVGLSPRSLVLEITESMLIDNIDDTIVVLNSLRQRGIALSIDDFGTGYSSLSYLYRFPINTLKIDRSFVSQMETSLSHERIVHTIINLGRQLGFRAIAEGIETAEQVNALKRMGCDCGQGYWFGKPQPAAEIERWLAQATAYYRPRSLA, from the coding sequence ATGGGGTATCGCTTTTTCCTGTTCTTACATCGCAACCTGGCCAGCCGGATGTCGCTGCGGCTGCTGGTTGTCGTACCCTTTGTGCTGCAGGTGTCGGTGGCGGTAGGGCTGACCGGGTGGCTGTCCATGCGCCAGGGGCAGCTGGCCGTCAACCAGGTCGCCAGCCAACTGAGCGCCTCGGTGTCCCACCACCTTGATTACAAGCTGAGGGACCTGCTGGCGACCTCCCATCTGGTCAATCAGCTCAACTACGATGCCCTTGCCCTAGGCCAGCTCGATCCGACTAACGACGAAGAGCTTGTGCGCCACTTCAGACGGCAGTCGGAGCAGTTTGGCCACATTGACTCCATGTTTTGGGGCCAGGCCAACGGCGAATTCGTCGGCTATACGACCCTGGGCCAACGGGCCCAACAGGCCATGGTGGGCGGCCCTTCCCGAAATGATTACATTCAGTTTTGGCAGCTCGATGCCGCTACGGGGGAGCCCGTTGAGCTGGTCAACTCCACCCCCAACTGGAACACCGTGGAACGTCCCTGGTACCGGACGGCGGTGCGGGCCGGGGGACCGGTGTGGGGCGAGGTGTTTCCCTACCATGCCCTGCCTGTGCTGGCGCTTTCGAGCTCCAGGCCGGTGTATAGCGGCAGCGGTGAACTGCTAGGCGTGCTGGGCAATAACTTTTTCCTGGACCACATCAGCAACTTTTTACGGACAACGGACATTAGTGAGCACGGCCAGGCCTTTGTACTGGAGCGATCGGGCCTGCTGGTAGCCAGTTCAACCGACACGCCCGCCTACGAGGTGGTCGATGGCCGCCCCCGGCGCTCCTATGCCGTCCTTAGTCCCAATCCGCTGATTCGGGCCAGCGCCCAACTGCTGCTCAACCAGTCCAGGGGCGATTGGTCTACCGTCCAGCCGCAGCAGATTGAGTTTATGCTCAACGGCAAGCGCCAGTTTATGCAGGTGTCTACCCTGAATGAGAGCGAGGATCTCAACTGGCTGATTGTGGTAATCATGCCCGAAGATGATTTCATGTCGGCCATCAAAGCCAGTCGTCGCAATACGATTGCCCTCTGCGGGCTGGCGCTGGCGGCAGCAATTGTCTCTGGTTTGTACACCAGCCGCTGGATTACGCGACCGCTAAAGGCCTTTAGCGCGGCCACCAGGGCGATCGCCAGCGGCAACCTGAAGCAGAAAATTGGCCCCACCGGGCTGCGGGAACTCGATGGCCTGGCCCAAGCCTTTAACCAGATGGCCACCCGACTGGAGGCGTCGTTTAGCGATTTGCAACGCTCCAAGGCAGATGTCGAGCGGGCTAACGGTGAAATTCAGCAGCAGGCCGCTCTGTTTCGCCTGATGGCCGAAAATATGAGCGATTTAATCTGCCTGCACAATCTGGACGGCACCTACCGCTACGTCAGCCCCTCGGTGGAGTGGCTGCTGGGCTATCAGCCCGAGGCGCTGCTGGGCCTCCACCCCGACAGCCTGATGCACCCGGACGATGTACCCCAGGGGCATCCGCATTTTTATCCACCCTACGCAGGGCAGCCCCAGGCCCCGAAGCCCGTGGTCTGCCGCATGCGCCATCACCGGGGCTACTACATCTGGCTCGAGACCTTTACGCGACCAATTGTGGATGCGGCTGGGGCGGTGGTGCAGATTCAAACCGCTTCCCGCGATGTCACCGACCAGGTGAGAATGCGCCGCCAGCTCGAGCACGACGCCTGCCACGATAGCCTGACCGGACTGCCCAACCGCAAGCAGCTGCAAGATCGGCTGGAGGCCGCCCTGGCCCGCATCTGCCAGGATGACGGCTACCGGTTTGCCCTGCTGTTTTTAGACATCGATCACTTTAAGGTGGTCAACGACAGCCTGGGCCACCTGATTGGCGATGAGCTGCTGATGGAGGTGGCCAGTCGGCTGATGGCCGTGCTGCGTTCGAGGGACCTGGCGGTGCGGCTGGGGGGCGACGAGTTTATGGTGCTGCTGGAGGAGATCGATACCTTTGAGCAGGCTAAGGCCATAGCGGAGCAAATTGTGGATATGCTGCGCCAGCCCTTCCAGCTCAGCAGCCACCAGATGTTTGCCACGGTCAGCCTGGGGCTGGTGATGGGCAATACCCGCTACCAGTCGGCCTTGGAACTGATTCGCGACGCCGATACGGCCATGTACCGAGCTAAGGCCAGCGGGCGGGACGGCTATCGGGTGTTTGACAGCGGTATGCACGATCGCGCGATCGCCCGACTGACCCTGGAAACCGAACTGCGCCGCGCCCTGCTACACAGCCCGGAAGAGTTTGTGCTCTACTACCAGCCCATCATTGACCTACCGACGGCGGAGGTGAGAGGGTTTGAGGCGCTGGTGCGGTGGCAGCACCCGGAGCGGGGCCTGGTGATGCCGGGCGAGTTTATTTCGGTGGCGGAAGAAACCGGGCTGATTGTGCCTCTGAGTCACTGGTTGCTGGAACTGGCCTGCCGCCAAATGGCCACCTGGCAGCGCGCCTACCCACGGGCACTGGCGCTGACCGTCAGCGTTAACCTATCGGCCCTGCAGCTGCACAGCAAGGAGCTACTGGAGCGGGTGGATGAGGTGCTGCACAGGGTGGGGCTGTCGCCACGCAGCCTGGTGTTAGAAATTACCGAAAGCATGCTGATTGACAACATTGACGACACTATTGTGGTGCTCAACAGCCTGCGTCAGCGCGGTATTGCCCTCAGCATTGACGACTTTGGCACCGGCTATTCATCGCTGAGTTATCTGTACCGGTTCCCTATCAATACGCTCAAGATCGATCGCTCCTTTGTCAGCCAGATGGAAACCAGCCTCAGCCACGAACGGATTGTGCACACCATCATTAACCTGGGGCGGCAGCTGGGCTTCAGGGCGATCGCCGAGGGGATTGAAACCGCAGAGCAGGTCAACGCGCTCAAACGGATGGGCTGTGACTGTGGTCAGGGCTACTGGTTTGGCAAACCCCAGCCCGCGGCCGAAATCGAGCGCTGGCTAGCCCAGGCTACCGCTTACTATCGTCCACGTTCGCTCGCCTGA
- a CDS encoding TIGR02588 family protein, whose protein sequence is MDLPNPSAHPSEQSPEVTSAAGRFTQRSAAEWVTFMAASVILLGLVGLILFDWQTNQDRPPAFAVAVSEAVRVTDGRYYVPFAITNTGGRIARMVQVTAELNLEGSDDETGEQQIDFLSGHETKAGSFVFTHDPQGGDLVVRVASYRLP, encoded by the coding sequence ATGGATCTGCCCAACCCCTCCGCCCACCCCTCCGAACAATCCCCCGAGGTGACGTCCGCCGCCGGTCGCTTTACCCAGCGGTCCGCCGCCGAGTGGGTGACCTTCATGGCCGCCTCAGTGATTTTGCTGGGGCTGGTCGGACTGATTTTGTTCGACTGGCAAACCAACCAGGACCGCCCGCCCGCCTTCGCGGTGGCGGTATCCGAGGCGGTGCGGGTCACCGATGGCCGCTACTACGTGCCCTTTGCCATTACCAATACCGGTGGCCGCATTGCCCGTATGGTGCAGGTCACCGCCGAACTCAACCTGGAAGGATCTGACGACGAGACGGGCGAGCAGCAGATTGATTTTCTCTCGGGCCACGAAACCAAGGCGGGCAGCTTTGTCTTTACCCACGACCCCCAGGGGGGGGATCTGGTGGTGCGGGTGGCCAGCTATCGACTACCGTAG
- the nth gene encoding endonuclease III codes for MPNQRRASKKQRALEILIRLKRLYPEAPCSLDFKNPLQLMIATMLAAQCTDERVNLVTPALFAAYPDVYAFAEADIADLEQLVKSTGFYRNKAKNIRAACQRIISEYGGEVPPRMDDLITLPGVARKTANVVLAHGFGINGGVTVDTHVKRITNLLGLTQHSDPVKIERDLIKLLPQPDWENWSIRLVYHGRAVCNARNPQCSRCDLADLCPSAKVVPVAAPLEAPAHP; via the coding sequence ATGCCCAACCAGCGGCGTGCCTCCAAAAAACAGCGGGCGCTAGAAATCCTCATTCGTCTCAAGCGGCTCTACCCCGAAGCCCCCTGCTCCCTCGACTTCAAAAACCCCCTGCAACTGATGATCGCCACCATGCTGGCGGCCCAGTGCACCGACGAGCGGGTGAATTTGGTCACGCCAGCCTTGTTTGCCGCCTATCCCGATGTCTACGCCTTTGCCGAGGCCGACATCGCCGATCTAGAGCAGCTAGTGAAATCCACCGGGTTCTATCGCAACAAGGCCAAGAACATTCGCGCTGCCTGCCAGCGAATCATTTCTGAGTATGGCGGTGAGGTGCCCCCCCGCATGGATGATCTCATTACCCTGCCAGGGGTGGCCCGCAAAACCGCCAACGTGGTACTGGCTCACGGCTTCGGCATCAACGGGGGGGTCACCGTCGATACCCACGTCAAGCGCATCACCAACCTGCTGGGGCTGACCCAGCACAGTGACCCAGTCAAAATCGAGCGCGACCTGATCAAGCTGCTGCCCCAGCCCGACTGGGAAAACTGGTCAATTCGCCTGGTGTACCACGGGCGGGCCGTCTGCAATGCCCGCAACCCCCAGTGTAGTCGGTGCGATCTGGCGGATCTCTGCCCCTCGGCCAAGGTGGTGCCGGTCGCCGCCCCGCTCGAAGCTCCGGCCCATCCGTGA
- a CDS encoding FKBP-type peptidyl-prolyl cis-trans isomerase: MTQAKSGDSVAIHYTGRLEDGTVFDSSRDRGPLEFAIGNGEVIPGFEAAVVGMTPGDAKTEVIPAEKAYGPHREEMVMVVERHHIPADIPLDVGQQLQIQGPQGQIVPVMVTDLSEADVTLDANHPLAGETLIFDIELVEIQA, translated from the coding sequence ATGACCCAGGCAAAATCAGGCGACAGCGTTGCCATTCACTACACCGGTCGGCTTGAAGACGGCACCGTGTTTGACTCCTCGCGCGATCGCGGTCCGCTGGAGTTTGCCATCGGCAACGGCGAGGTAATTCCAGGCTTTGAGGCGGCGGTGGTGGGCATGACCCCCGGCGACGCCAAAACCGAAGTAATTCCAGCGGAAAAGGCCTACGGTCCCCACCGCGAAGAAATGGTAATGGTGGTTGAGCGCCACCATATTCCGGCCGACATCCCGCTCGATGTCGGTCAGCAACTGCAAATTCAGGGGCCCCAGGGCCAGATTGTGCCGGTGATGGTGACCGATCTCTCGGAGGCCGATGTCACCCTCGATGCCAATCATCCCTTAGCAGGAGAAACCTTGATCTTCGACATTGAGCTGGTGGAGATTCAGGCCTAG
- the ispE gene encoding 4-(cytidine 5'-diphospho)-2-C-methyl-D-erythritol kinase, with translation MRLYTLLAAAKINLYLEIVGSRPDGFHELIMVMQSVSLCDRITVRSIGVDAIRVRCDHPLVPADETNLAYKAAALVSQRCPGMMAKLGGVEITIEKQIPVGAGLAGGSSNAAAVLVGLDLLWNLGLTQSELQELGAELGSDVPFCVSGGSVIATGRGEQLDPLPGIDSLHLVLAKYESEFVSTPWAYQTYRAQYGDTYLSDTQSWQERQSAVRSGAMVQAVAQRDTQALASHLCNDFEKVVLPAHPKTAALRETMAGLGGLGTLMSGSGPSVFTLVETAAEAETLADRLRSALPAPDLGVWTARFSSSGVQLES, from the coding sequence ATGCGCCTCTACACCCTGCTGGCTGCCGCCAAAATCAACCTCTATCTCGAAATTGTCGGCAGTCGCCCCGACGGCTTCCACGAGCTGATCATGGTGATGCAGAGCGTCAGTCTGTGCGATCGTATTACCGTTCGCAGCATTGGCGTCGATGCCATTCGGGTGCGCTGCGACCACCCCCTGGTGCCCGCCGACGAAACCAATCTGGCCTACAAAGCGGCGGCCCTGGTTTCCCAGCGCTGCCCTGGGATGATGGCCAAGCTGGGCGGCGTCGAAATCACCATCGAAAAGCAGATCCCGGTGGGGGCGGGGCTGGCCGGGGGGTCATCCAACGCCGCCGCCGTGCTGGTGGGGCTCGACCTGCTGTGGAACCTGGGCCTGACCCAGAGCGAACTACAAGAGCTGGGGGCCGAACTGGGGTCGGATGTGCCCTTTTGTGTGTCGGGGGGCAGTGTGATCGCCACGGGCCGGGGTGAACAGCTCGACCCGCTGCCCGGCATCGACAGTCTGCACCTGGTGCTGGCCAAGTATGAGTCCGAGTTTGTCTCTACCCCCTGGGCCTACCAGACCTACCGGGCCCAGTACGGCGACACCTACCTGAGCGATACCCAGAGTTGGCAGGAGCGGCAGTCGGCGGTGCGATCGGGGGCGATGGTGCAGGCGGTGGCCCAGCGGGATACCCAGGCCCTAGCCAGTCACCTCTGCAACGATTTTGAAAAAGTGGTGCTGCCCGCCCACCCCAAAACCGCAGCTTTAAGGGAAACTATGGCTGGACTGGGGGGCCTGGGCACGCTGATGTCGGGCTCTGGTCCCTCCGTGTTTACCCTGGTGGAGACCGCCGCCGAGGCCGAAACCCTGGCCGACCGGCTGCGATCGGCCCTGCCCGCCCCCGACCTGGGGGTGTGGACTGCCCGATTTAGCTCCAGCGGAGTGCAGCTCGAAAGCTAG